Genomic window (Musa acuminata AAA Group cultivar baxijiao chromosome BXJ1-9, Cavendish_Baxijiao_AAA, whole genome shotgun sequence):
AATTCTACGTCGTAACGAAAAAGGGAAAGCATTGAGTTCAACATTTATGTTGCTTCATAAATCATAGAATTATTCTTTTCGCGTATAGTCAATCAAATCTATATATTTAacataaaaaaatcacaaaataaacaaataagtaaACATAAACGAAATAAAATAGAACAGTATGTTTAAATGCCTTTTATGGTAGTGAAGTTTGTAGCCCAGACTATTAACACCCAATATTTAAATGTGTTTTTCTATCTAAATGCGCCTCTGTAAATGAAATGTTCATTAATCTCAGATAATTCCCATCTTACCGGATATTATAAAAAGACTGGAAAGGGAATAACATATAATTGCAAAAAATTGTGTCATTACAACTGAGCTAAGACAGCAATAATTATCAATATAGCAACATAGAATATTCAAATAAATTGAGGGATGTTGATATCTTCCAAGTTCTTAAAACAAACGCATCAAAACAGTAGACACACCCCCAACATTTCTGACATGGCAGCTGCAATCATATGGCTTGCGAAATCATATTGCTTATTGAACCAGCTTCTTCCTTGGCAGTTTCCACCAGCGAGTCCTGCAAACATAACTTGAATTGCTCAGGAACAATATCATTTCAGTGATGCCAGTTGGAGTGAAAAAAATATCTATGTATTAGTGACTTTGGCTaaattggtgctagttttctgcaAATGGCTTCATCAGGGCTTTCGAGCACCACCTTCTCAGCTATTTCACGGAAAACTAATCAATGTGTACATTAGATAGTGGTTTGTCTTGTTCGAGATAGTGACAAAAGAAATTTCAGGACTATAGATCTTCTGGTGTCCATGCTGCCAGGTAGTGTGACCTTGACCCAAGTACCAAAAATGTTGTACAAGGATTCAATGTTCACATTCAAGAACTTACTGGTAGTAGTATATCAAAATGCAATAGAACAACACAAGTGAAAAGCTTGTTCCGTGAAATTGATGTCATACGAAGCAAAATTCATTACATATCATTTCATCAGACGCTATCAGGAGTATTcacaaaacaaacaaacaaaaaagaccTAAGAACTCCAAAACAGATGCACAGATGACATCTCTGCTGTAATCTCAACTGCGAAAAACATCATGCCAGCAATTGGAGATCTCACATGTAGCTCATGATGTGGTCCAAGTATTTTGTTTGTTCAGCACAATTAAAAACATTAACTGTAAGGTTATCCTCTTAGTGTGCACAAGAGAGTCAAAGCAACAAGGACAATTGAAGATAGCAGTTGCAAGATAAAGCATTGATAATTTCATATTGATCAATGCTCCATATGCTTTATGTTTGttttatttgcttttcttttgatacTTGCACAACCATGTGAAATGTTGGTTGATTTATATCTGATTCAATAAAATGCAGATGTATGGCGGGTAAGGTTATTTGCTCAGAAGCCAATACAAATAGGTAAGACAAAAATAACCGAATTTAAAATACAGTTACCTGTGCAGCTATAAGCCGTGCAACAGCTTTTTTGCTCGATTCCTGAAGTTCACCAGCTATCAAGATCTCATCCAGAATATAGTATGCCTGCAAATTTCTTTGGTCAGATTAAagacagcgaaaatctttcagtaaACGTGAGTATAGAGTTCAGAGTATGTAAAGACACAACATTACCTTgtggaaattgaagatcaaatcaAGCTCACAAACCTGAAGGGAGAAATGGATGAGCCACAGCTATGTAAAAGTGCTAATATTATAACAGAATAGCAAAGAACAAAATGATAGTGACTCACACTGCCAAAGTAACGGTCTAATATCTCAACAAAATGATGAATAATCTCAAGAATTTCCAATTCATTGTCATCAGGATCAATGCACATGCAAAAGTATAGGCTGGCATATCTGCATAAAAAGATATGGAAGACTCGTAGGAATAAGAAATCTATCTATTGTCACAGAAAACTAACATCATTGAAGGTGACATGTCAGAAATAATTCCAGCTGACTACCTTCTGTACACAACTTTGTAACCCTTCCACTCAACAAAATTGCAAAGTTTTGGGCCTCGTGAAAGAATGAGGCCACTAAGCTCCCGGATGACCTTTTAGGAAATAAAAAACTGTATTAAGTATGcacaatgatacaaaaaatagcaTAAACCAGCACCGGCATCTTTTTAgctttttatattaaatttggCAACAAATACGATGTATGTCCCAAAATATCCACAAACATCAAGATTTATGATTTTCAGAGTGTGAAAAATCACTGCATGGTAATATCATTGGCCACATTGCAGGTGATAAGCAGCAAAAAGCAACACTAATGACTAAACACTATAAGCTATGAACATCAATGTATTTTAAGATAAAAGGATGGTTATATGCTGATTCTGTAAGAAATATGAAGGTTGAGCTATCTGAGTTAGTTTTACCAAATTGGTTTCGCACTGGCTCTAGAACATGAGAACAGACTCTGATTTATCATAGAATTACTTTTGCATACTCTGTTCAAACTAGCAAAAATTAAGTGCTCACCAACTTCGGaaaatatttaaaagaataaCAAGGCTCGACATGTGATCTCACATCTTCCTTGTGCAAGATGATCTTATATAGCTAATAAATTTAAATCCCAAGAAATATGACACTTCAAGTCATCCATTTCTATATTGAACACATAACCAGACAAGAAACAAGATATCGAAAGAGGTAAAAGCAAAGATGTGCTGGTCAATAAATAACAATATTTCATAAGAAAGAAAACAGTAAGTTTTCCATAGATAACATTACCGTGGATCTTTCCTTCTGCTGATATGGAGAATACCATTTTGTCAATCTAACTTTCCCTTGTCGACTAATAAGAATTACAAAATGGAtctgaaaagataaaataaattgtAAGTGCTTGTCTGATACAAAAGTCTGTGAGAAAGTACTATGTGATAAAAGACGTATATCACATGGAAGAATCAGATAAACAAAGGAACAGATTAAGTCTAATATGCTtgactagaaaaaaaaataaaatattacataAACCCAAGAATCCAAAATGCAGAGAAATCAGTTACTTTTTGTTATCTAGGTGGGCATATTACCCACCAAAATAAAATTATGGCCCCATGCTAGATGATccatgcaaaccattttataatGAAAGCCTCTAGTGAATCTATTATATTATGTGCAATATCATACTGATCTAAAGTTCTCTATTACATCAGGCATGAGATTCATAAAGTACTTACCTTAATTATATTAATCATGTTCAAATTGAATCAAGAAACCAACCAAGATACTTCTATTATCTACGATGTAACATGTTGAAAAAGGGTATGCAAGAATGTCCTCAATAAGTCTTGTCCTAGAAGAACTTCCAAATTTCCAATTTATGGTACCAGTGAGCAAGCATTGTAATGCCGGTGCCTTCACCAGAATTCCAACAACTATACGGAATCAAACTGGGAAACGAAGTTCAGATTCATTCAAGCCCTAATTCTTATAACCAATTACGAATTTATGATCACGGACAACACAATGATTACAAATACTTTTATTCGACATAAAACAAATTTAAATGCTGCTTCGTCTAAATACAATTCTTGCAAACGACCAGAACAAAGGTGTATTGCGGGCCAAGGCTCAGATAACACGCAATGTTTGGGAAAAGGATCTCAAATCCACAGTTTCCGAGACTGTTCAAGAAAACCCATTGGAACCAAGAGAGATCTGGGAAAGGAAAAGACCTAGAAATCAAACCATTCGACGATGAGAAGAAGGGACCGGTAGAAATCGTCGCTAGAGAACGGGACATCCGGaaaaagcaaaagaagaagaaatcggaTAACGAGAAACCGAAAATGAACGCAAAATTGACGAGCTGGGAGGGATTCGAGAAGCAACGAACCATTTTTGATCTGGAATTGCGCTCCCCTCTCTTTCCTTGCGCTCTTCCTGCGAGGAGATCGGAACCCTCGAATGAGATCTCGATTCCAGCAAGAAATTTATTTGGTGGGTCGAGCTTTTAACGGCTGCTATTACACGACTTCGTAGCGGCCGAAACGTTTTGTCTCCTTTATGCACCACCACGACTTCCCGTTACATCAAATTTTATACAGACAtaattacatgtatatatatatatatatatatatatattaaacataCATATCTGCGTCGTTACGTGACAGTGATTTGGATTACGGACAAAAGACTGACAGCCCAGCAGTAGCTGTAAGCACTGCGCTTCTCATGCACGCATGCGTCCAATCTTGACACCTGACGTCGTACCTGCCACCTCGGATAAGGCCTCCATCGCATGCATCTTAATCGTTGGTTTAGACTTTGGTCTCTTGCTCTGCACATCACATTATCCCCCacagtaaagaagaagaagaagaagaaacagttCCTTCATCATTCAGCATCTGCGATGCGCACTCCGATTCCAAAATGTGAACAGTCCTATCGCTGTTGTTTTTGCAGACTCCTACCTAAACCTATGAACCATTCGTGCTTATCACGTATATGCGTGCAAAGTGTTCCAAGCTCAATCATCCAAACTACATCACCAATAATGGAAGCTCGGCCACCAAAAGATAGAAGCAGGTCAACCACGCAATTACTTTCTCTCAGCCCGTGCGTATCTTCTTGGAATCCAGCTGCATGCCTCACCCTTTCCCATACGctccacacacatatatatataccagcGTTCTTCCCTTTGCTTTGCTCCAAACCAATTAGCTCTCCAAGACATGGCGAAGCTGTCCCTGATTCGTGCCTCGTTCATGGCCGCCATGGTGGTCGCCTCTGCCTCGGCCAACTTCCTGTCGGACGTCGACATAACCTGGGGTGACGGCAGGGGGAAGATGCTGGACAACGGCGAGCTCCTCCAGCTCACCCTCGACCGCGCCTCCGGCTCCGGCTTCCAGTCCAAGCAAGCCTACTTGTTCGGGAGGTTCGACATGAAGATGAAGCTGGTGCCTGGGAACTCCGCCGGCACCGTCACCACCTACTACGTAATGCAGCACACGAGCAGGGTAGGCTTTGCTGCTTGTTTGGTGGAACTGATTGCGTTGGGTTGCTTGTCTTCTCTGCAGTTGTCGTCGCAAGGCCCGGCGCACGACGAGATCGACTTCGAGTTCCTGGGGAACACCAGCGGCGAGCCGTACGTCCTCCACACCAACGTGTTCGCGCAGGGGAAAGGCGACAGGGAGCAGCAGTTCTACCTCTGGTTCGATCCCACGCTGGCTTTCCACACCTACTCCGTCCTGTGGAATCCTCGGCGGATAGTGTTGAGTGCCGCGCGCCATGACCAAAGCTCGATACGTACATGCACGCGTACGTCGACGTTGCTTGCTGCTGCGTGCCTGACGCTTCTCTCCGCATGTTGTCACAGGTTCTACGTGGACGGGACGCCCGTTAGGGTGTTCAGGAACAGCGAAGGCGCGGGGGTGGCGTACCCGAAGAGCCAGGCCATGCGCGTGTACGCCAGCCTATGGGACGCCGACGACTGGGCCACCAGGGGCGGGCTGGTGAAGACGGACTGGAGCCAGGCGCCGTTCGTGGCGTCCTACCGGGGCTTCGTCGCCGACGCCTGCGTGGCTGCCAGCGTCCGGCCGTCATGCTCGGCTTCCAAGGCTGGCTGGTGGGACCAGGGCCTGGACTCCGGCGGGGCCCGGAAGCTGAAGTGGGTGAGGGACAACTACATGGTCTACGACTACTGCCGCGACGCCAAGCGCTTCCCCGGGGGCTTCCCTCCCGAGTGCTCGCAGCCCCTCGACTGATGGCTGCTGGATCAACTTGTAGCTTGCAATCTGCCGCCCATGTAAATGCATCGATTATTAGATATTTAGTTCCGTTTTGTATGTAAAAGATGGAATAAAATGTTGATTAGTTGCTTACGTTGCTCTGCTCGGAGTCATTGGTTCAAGTAATCAGCATGGAATTGTCTGTGTAAGGTAGGGAGATGTGGTGAAGATGAACATGACATGTGAGGAACAGCTTATAGATGCAGTTTGAGAAGAACAAATTGCAGTCCGGATGCTGTGATTCTCTTTCAGCAAAACAGAGGATATGAACTCAGCACCTAATGGAATCCACAATAACAGAGACGCAGCTAATCTGCAGCCGTAGGACAAGCGGAAGAGTAAATGGAAGCTACAGAGACGCTTGCCAAGACTCATCTATTCCCAGCAGAAGATTTCCAAGTGTTCAAAGTCTCCACCGCAAGAGAGGTCATCCAGCGGAGGGATGCTATCCAGAGAAGGGAAGTCGTCACGAGAACCAGTGACGCGGCCGAGATCCTTCAACATTGTCATCCAGGCTTCGCTTATGTCTTCTACTTCTTCGGCATTGGAGGGCCTCGGAAGCTCCACCATCTCCTCGCTTTGCGGCCCCTCCGGCACCGATCCACCGCCAGACTCCGAAGCGTCGTTGTCAATTTTCGCAACCGGAAGCCTCTGAAGCTTCTCCAACTTCTCCGCCCTGCGCTGCAGCTCCTCCAGATCGGGCTTCCGCTGCAGCTGGCCAGGGAGAAAGTGGCACAGAACGACGTCGACGGAGGGGTGGCCCAAGGCGAAGGGGCGGCCAACGGGGGACGGGGAGATTACGGTGATCTCTGATCCGGGAGTGGTACAGACTTGCCGTAGAGGCCCTTTCGACGCTTGCTGTAGGTGACGTCGCGGCTGTAGCGGTCCTCGATCTTCTTTATGGGAATCCTCTCCTTGTGCGCTTCTTCTGAACCTCCTCCACCGCAGCCTGCACCGAAGCAGCCTTCTTCGCCATGGATATCTGTGAGAAGGCGAGAGAAGAAACGAATTcgtgatagagagagagagaagatcggAGAAGGAAAGCTGAGGTCACGCCAACGTGTCTCTGACGCGGTGGAGCGAAGACGGTACGCCGATGCTGCGTATCGGCGGAGCCATCATTCTCGCAAATCAGCACTTCCACGTGTTCCCTGCCGCGGGACCCACAGATTTCGACGGTGGTCAATCTATCTAAATGTAGCACAGCCCTCGCGAATATGTTATCGAGGATAGTAATATTAATATGAATATGAAtatgaatattattatttataaaattaaacttCTATTTATTACATTAAACAGCGAAACAAAATACTTTCATATAAACTCCAAAATAAGATGCATCAACTATGCATTAATGTACTAACCAGTTGGATGTCTCAAACATACTTCCTTGGCATAACTCAATCTCTTGAGTTCATTTCCCTAACTTTCTTGTCCTTTCTTgactttattttgtttctttgagTAACTTCTTGATTATTATCATTAAGATATATCATTAGCATAAATATGAGGCATTGGCACATTTACTACTAGAAGGAGACAGACTCAAATTAATATACACCAATGTCAGGTAAAACAAGAGAAGTTTTCACTGCACCTTCTCAGATCATCTCTCTCACAGTTGCTCAGTACTTCCGGTGCACAGTACCTGAGCTAAGCTGCTTTGCAGCTAAAACACAAGGGAAAAGGGAACCATAAAGGAAGGAATCAAACCTAACAATCCCATTGCAGGTGCTCCATTGAGCTCCCGCTGCAAAACTCTCCACAAGGCAACAATGCGCTCTCCATCATCTCAAGATCGAGCGTGGCACTGCCGTAGGAGGTCTCCATCACCATCCCCTTCTCGCTCGCCTCATCGACGCCCATTCTGCACATCGTGGGTTGCGCCTGCACTAGATCTTCAGCTTGCTGCAGCGCTTCCAGTGGCTCCACGGTGCTGTCATCCCACATGCAATCATCGATGAAACCAGGTTCATGGAACGAAGAGGAGGACATGTTCGTGTGGtctaaggaagaggaggaagaagagccgTTCATAAAGTCGAGCGAAGCATGCGAGCCGTGGTCCTTGAAGCTCATCAAGACATGGTCGTCTTGGTACTGGAAGTTGGGCACAGGTGCTGTCTCATGCAAGGGAACGGCAGAAGCATGTGGTGGTGTTTCCAGGGGCGGATTCAGTTCCATGGGGCTCTTCATTCTGTCATGGCTTCTAATGGGGGGGCTGATGGTGAAGGGCGTGGTGGGCGATCGAGTATAGTGGAGCTGATGAAGCTCGTCTGAGTTGATGCTGCCGTTGGTAGGACGAGAAGAGGGGAATAGGTTATGGGTCGTCGGATCCAAGCCTTGCGATATCAGTTTCTTCTTTATGCATGAGTTCCAGATGTTCTTGACCTCGTTGTCTGTCCTCCCAGGGAGATGCTTTGCTATCTGAGCCCACCTGAACAGAGGGAGAGAAGGAACACTTTAACCTGCTTGATCTCCTAAGGCGTGTAGTTTGTTCAAAGGGATTAGGGTTCACTGTACCTGTTGCCTAGGATCCTGTGCACATCTATgatgattctttcttcttcttccgagAAGGTGCCCCTTTTTAGGTCAGGCCTCAAGTAGTTGATCCACCTTAGCCTGCAACTCTTTCCACACCTTTGTAACCCTAAAAACTCCAACCAGAAACTTCAGATAAATAGATccgagcaagagagagagagagagagagagagagagagagagagagagagacctgctTCTTTGGGGACAGTGCTCCAGCAGCTATGGCCATGGGAGGTGATGTACTTGACCAGCTTCTCATCTTCCTCAGGAGACCACAGGCCTCTCTTCACcttctgcttgctgcagcagtggTGACCCATATCCAGGATTCTGCTAACCTTGTCCAACACTCCCTCACCAATTTATACAGGTCTGATCCCCATCATGCATCACCCACTCAGGTGACAACCTGCACACCATGTTTCAGTGCTAAGCTTCAGATGATACAAGGTCATGGAGCATCTCCAAAACCAGAAGTAGCTTGACTGACACTCATGGGAGGGCCCAGCACTCTTGACGCTTTCTCGTGTCGCATTTAGGTCCTTCTCTTTGTCATTGCCCTCGGACCTGACACATGACATTATAATATCGATTCAACGAGGATAGAGAGAAAATTGTTCGAGAAGCAGAAGAAATCTCCAGTCATAGTAACGAGGGCTCAATAAATCTAATCCGGAAACACCTGTCGGTATGGTCAGAGAGAAGGAAGAGCAGGAGTTACGTCGCTGATCAAATAAGAATCAGTCAAGGTAGATAGAAATTGTTAGCACGccatagaaatcgaagaatagtcTTGCTATGAATAGGTGATGACTGCTAAATGGCACGTAATagaaaggtttcttgctcaaatactTGAGAGCACTGCTTTCATCAGTAAAATAGAATCCTTAGTACTCGAATACTATTTGCAGAAACAGTACATACCCTCGTCACACATGCATGCGTAGGCGTACTGATATGAGGGAAAGTAATAAGCAATCTTTAAAGGAAATTAGAGAAAGAAGATTTGGTGCTTTCTTATGGAACAATTCAATGATTAGGTGGGCGAGCGAGGTGACATGCATCACCTGCAGCAATTCTTGCGCCGAGGTCGACCTCCCAAAAGCCAGTGGCCAATGGTTGTTCGTTTGAGTGGGATCTCCTCCATCTGTTCTTCCtttcttaagttttttttttttttttctgtttgatcTTCCCTCTTTTCTACACTCAAACGTTGCTTGTGCTCCTCTGTTTCTTGGTGTCAACGTTGTAGTGTATGTCGGATTTCATCTCTCTCTATCTCGCTCTCTATCTGCTCAGTACTGCTTCACTGTTCGACTGGGATAGGACACAAGAAATTGACGCGCATGGGAAGTCAGCTGAGTGGGGATCTAAAgaacttctctttcttttcttgatgAGATAGCTGTGTTCTTTGTACCACACAACTAGCAGGCGAAATCCTTCAAGCCAAACACGGTGGCGTTTCTTGCTTGCATCAGTTGTCTGCTCGCTTCATTATCTTGTGATTTCAACTCGCTTCACTACAGTTAAATAGGGATATTGTGGAAGACTACCCAACCaagtcgttgtagtatagtggtgagtattcccgcctgtcacgcgggtgacccgggttcgatccccggcaacggcgtGATGGTATTTTGTGTTTTGCTTCCTCAGCCATTGAGTTGAGCCACAGGTCGAACACCTTGTCGGCGTCCCTTGTTGTTCCTGCTCATAAATGCAACGTCAAGTTTATGTTAGATCTCATTCCATAGAATGGAAGATCAGAGGCACAAGGAAAGCAACTGTAATGTATAACCTTTGGTCTTTTGCCTACGACTACAATAAATCCTCTCAGACACAGTACCGAAGTCTCATTGTTGTTGTCCATCCCTTTTAATAGGCTTATAGATCAGCACAGCTAGATCTAAAGAAAGAGGTGTAAATCCAATGCATATTTATCGGAAAGCCTTGGCCAGTTGATGATTGCACAACTAATTCAGCCATGTCTTCTTGTCTGAATTGCCCCAGTTCTAAGCAACTGTTCAATAGAACAGTGTTTGTGTGTAGCTTCTCTTTTGATCAATCAGAGGATTCTGTAATAGAAGTTCTTAGCAATGTCTCTGTCTTGATTGTGCACAGAAAATCTCTCTCTCTGCCCCTTAGCAAAGTCTCTGTCCTTCCATCTATCTGCTTTTCCAGTCAGCCAGAAATAGAACCCTAAGGGGATGAATTGTGGGATTATGGCCTGCCACTGACTTCTTCACCATGAATGCTTATTTCTTGTTGCCACAAAGTCATGGCCTTTCCTTATTCCTGTCGATGTTTCCTTAAGATATCAATCACAATTCATCAGGCTGCTGCCACAGCATCTCAGCCACACCCTGCTCCTAATTCAACCACTGATGGCACAGCACCCATTGGAATGCATGAACTCTGCCCGTGGCTCACGTCGGGATCGACATCGGCTCCATCATCTCAAATGCATGAATGTTCCTGCACTGGATTAGAGAAACATGCGTGTTATCAAAAAATGAAAAGAAGCTTGGTTAATGTTTATTCTCTAGTTCCCTATTTTAAGATGGATGTTGATTTCATACTTTTATCCACCATGCTTGAGATATATACTATTTAAttaagatttgaatccaatgataGAGATCGGACACATGTTAAACGAATCAGTCATAGAACACAGCAAATTATGAATAGGATATGATACGGATTTCACATGCACCCTTGAAACCCAAAAGAAAAGTAAATCTCTATGGATATAATAGGAAGTGCATGGATCAACACTGGATCCGGTGAGATGAAATCGGGTGTCTGCAAAAGATAAGAAGCATATAGTTAGCTTCACACATTAGACTATGGTATATGACTGAAAACTCTGTTTCATGTGTTTGCATTAATTGTCATG
Coding sequences:
- the LOC135592896 gene encoding myb-related protein 330-like codes for the protein MGHHCCSKQKVKRGLWSPEEDEKLVKYITSHGHSCWSTVPKEAGLQRCGKSCRLRWINYLRPDLKRGTFSEEEERIIIDVHRILGNRWAQIAKHLPGRTDNEVKNIWNSCIKKKLISQGLDPTTHNLFPSSRPTNGSINSDELHQLHYTRSPTTPFTISPPIRSHDRMKSPMELNPPLETPPHASAVPLHETAPVPNFQYQDDHVLMSFKDHGSHASLDFMNGSSSSSSLDHTNMSSSSFHEPGFIDDCMWDDSTVEPLEALQQAEDLVQAQPTMCRMGVDEASEKGMVMETSYGSATLDLEMMESALLPCGEFCSGSSMEHLQWDC
- the XTH4 gene encoding probable xyloglucan endotransglucosylase/hydrolase protein 23, which encodes MAKLSLIRASFMAAMVVASASANFLSDVDITWGDGRGKMLDNGELLQLTLDRASGSGFQSKQAYLFGRFDMKMKLVPGNSAGTVTTYYLSSQGPAHDEIDFEFLGNTSGEPYVLHTNVFAQGKGDREQQFYLWFDPTLAFHTYSVLWNPRRIVFYVDGTPVRVFRNSEGAGVAYPKSQAMRVYASLWDADDWATRGGLVKTDWSQAPFVASYRGFVADACVAASVRPSCSASKAGWWDQGLDSGGARKLKWVRDNYMVYDYCRDAKRFPGGFPPECSQPLD
- the LOC103997614 gene encoding AP-1 complex subunit sigma-2 translates to MIHFVILISRQGKVRLTKWYSPYQQKERSTVIRELSGLILSRGPKLCNFVEWKGYKVVYRRYASLYFCMCIDPDDNELEILEIIHHFVEILDRYFGSVCELDLIFNFHKAYYILDEILIAGELQESSKKAVARLIAAQDSLVETAKEEAGSISNMISQAI